From the Primulina tabacum isolate GXHZ01 chromosome 15, ASM2559414v2, whole genome shotgun sequence genome, one window contains:
- the LOC142527295 gene encoding RING-H2 finger protein ATL29-like has product MATGSVQPSPPLSSPPVPLLPPEYTTPPIIIILTIILLLFFFVGFFSIYFCRCLMQNLFYTWHIRHSPSRNPAAGHITSTSPGLDPVIIQSFPSFSYSSVKDYRREKYGLECAICLIEFVDSDILRLLTSCCHVFHQECIDLWLESHKTCPVCRRNLDSPIHSPVKSPLHPYSNAHDDTGAASESSQDCLSITIDEESQDETRDGGKIERIASQNGKVQHFYRSNSTGHNSLVENKEEEKGDHKFTLRLPENVKSNVIKGHNSSISWSTFGDYKAKVSTSGISKSST; this is encoded by the coding sequence ATGGCGACAGGTTCCGTTCAACCCTCTCCCCCTCTGTCGTCTCCGCCTGTGCCATTACTACCGCCGGAATATACAACACCGCCGATCATCATTATTCTCACAATCATCCTCCTCTTATTTTTCTTCGTTGGTTTCTTCTCCATATACTTTTGTAGGTGTCTGATGCAAAATCTATTTTACACATGGCATATCCGGCATAGTCCGAGCAGAAACCCGGCGGCCGGTCACATCACATCTACCTCGCCGGGACTCGACCCCGTTATCATACAGTCCTTCCCTAGCTTTAGTTATTCGAGTGTTAAAGATTATAGAAGAGAGAAATACGGCCTTGAATGTGCCATTTGTTTGATTGAATTTGTAGATAGTGATATTCTTCGATTATTGACATCTTGTTGCCATGTATTTCATCAAGAATGCATTGATCTCTGGCTGGAATCGCACAAGACATGCCCCGTCTGCCGGAGAAATCTCGACTCACCGATACATTCGCCTGTGAAATCTCCATTACATCCCTACAGCAATGCACATGATGACACGGGTGCCGCAAGCGAGTCCAGCCAAGATTGTTTAAGCATCACAATTGATGAAGAAAGTCAAGATGAGACAAGAGATGGTGGTAAAATTGAAAGAATTGCTTCTCAAAATGGCAAAGTACAACATTTTTATAGATCAAATTCGACGGGGCACAATTCATTGGTCGAAAATAAGGAGGAAGAAAAAGGAGACCATAAATTTACTTTGAGATTGCCTGAGAATGTGAAATCAAACGTTATTAAAGGGCATAATTCAAGTATAAGTTGGAGTACATTTGGAGATTACAAAGCTAAAGTTAGCACTAGCGGTATCTCCAAAAGTTCTACGTAG